The Microbacterium limosum genome contains a region encoding:
- a CDS encoding hemolysin family protein → MSDWAGIVWLVVLLIANAFFVGAEFAVISARRSQIEPLAERGSRAAKTALYAMEHATLMLATSQLGITICSLLILNVSEPAIHHLLEVPFGLTGLPEAAVDVTAFVVALLVVSYLHVVFGEMVPKNLAFSLPDRAVLILATPLVWVARVFHPIIFTLNWIANHVLRLFKVEPKDEAASTFTLDEVATIVAQSTQEGVLLDRTGAVVAAVEFTDKKARDIAVPLDALVTLPETTTPAEVERAVASHGYSRYVIVDAQGEPIGYVHLKDILRATESPDAGADVPVPAKRIHHMIPVQESTDLEDVLATMRRAGRHLARVRDEQGATTGVVFLEDIIEELVGEVQDATRRR, encoded by the coding sequence ATGAGCGACTGGGCGGGAATCGTCTGGCTCGTGGTGCTGCTGATCGCCAACGCCTTCTTCGTCGGCGCCGAGTTCGCCGTGATCTCGGCGCGCCGTTCCCAGATCGAGCCCCTCGCCGAGCGGGGATCCCGTGCGGCGAAGACGGCGCTGTACGCGATGGAGCATGCCACGCTCATGCTCGCCACCTCGCAGCTGGGCATCACGATCTGCTCGCTACTGATCCTGAACGTCTCGGAGCCCGCGATCCACCACCTGCTCGAGGTGCCGTTCGGGCTGACGGGGCTTCCCGAGGCCGCCGTCGATGTCACGGCGTTCGTCGTCGCGCTCCTGGTGGTGTCGTACCTGCACGTGGTGTTCGGCGAGATGGTGCCGAAGAACCTCGCGTTCTCGCTGCCCGACCGTGCGGTCCTGATCCTCGCGACGCCGCTCGTGTGGGTCGCGCGCGTGTTCCACCCGATCATCTTCACGCTCAACTGGATCGCCAACCACGTACTGCGGCTGTTCAAGGTGGAGCCCAAGGACGAAGCCGCGTCGACCTTCACGCTCGACGAGGTCGCCACGATCGTGGCGCAGTCGACGCAGGAGGGGGTGCTGCTGGACCGCACGGGCGCCGTCGTGGCCGCGGTGGAGTTCACCGACAAGAAGGCCCGTGACATCGCCGTGCCGCTGGACGCGCTCGTCACCCTGCCCGAGACGACGACGCCCGCCGAGGTCGAGCGGGCGGTCGCATCGCACGGGTACTCCCGGTACGTGATCGTCGACGCCCAGGGGGAGCCGATCGGCTATGTGCACCTCAAGGACATCCTGAGGGCGACCGAGTCGCCGGATGCCGGGGCCGACGTGCCGGTGCCGGCCAAGCGCATCCACCACATGATCCCCGTGCAGGAGAGCACCGACCTCGAGGACGTGCTCGCCACGATGCGCCGCGCCGGACGCCACCTGGCGCGCGTGCGCGACGAGCAGGGCGCGACCACGGGGGTGGTGTTCCTCGAGGACATCATCGAGGAGCTCGTGGGCGAGGTGCAGGACGCGACGCGGCGGCGCTAG
- a CDS encoding bifunctional o-acetylhomoserine/o-acetylserine sulfhydrylase, translated as MSAPENWRFETKQVHAGAQPDPTTKARATPIYQTTSYVFDNTDHAANLFALAEFGNIYTRIMNPTTDVVEQRLAALEGGTGALLVASGQAAETFAVLNIAQAGDHIVSSSSIYGGTYNLFKYTLAKLGIETTFVENQDDAEEWRAAVRPNTKLFFGETVGNPKINILDIRKVSNVAHEAGVPLIVDNTIATPYLIKPFEHGADIVVHSATKFLGGHGTVIGGAIVDGGTFAWSKNVERFPGLTEPDPSYHGASYTTAVGDPLAYIIKARVQLLRDLGSSISPQSAWLLIQGIETLSLRIERHVQNAQEIAEWLEEHPDVASVNYSGLPSSPWYAAANTYAPRGVGAVLSFELKGGVEAGREFVNSLHLFSHLANIGDVRSLVIHPASTTHSQLTPEQQLTAGVTPGLVRLSVGIENVDDLKADLEQALAAARSVSEAARA; from the coding sequence ATGTCCGCACCCGAGAACTGGCGCTTCGAGACCAAGCAGGTCCACGCGGGCGCGCAGCCCGACCCCACCACGAAGGCGCGCGCGACGCCCATCTACCAGACCACGTCCTACGTGTTCGACAACACCGACCACGCCGCGAACCTCTTCGCGCTGGCCGAGTTCGGCAACATCTACACGCGCATCATGAACCCGACGACGGACGTCGTGGAGCAGCGCCTCGCGGCACTCGAGGGGGGCACCGGCGCCCTTCTCGTCGCGAGCGGCCAGGCCGCGGAGACGTTCGCCGTGCTGAACATCGCGCAGGCGGGGGATCACATCGTCTCCTCGAGCTCCATCTACGGCGGAACGTACAACCTGTTCAAGTACACGCTGGCCAAGCTCGGCATCGAGACGACGTTCGTCGAGAACCAGGACGACGCCGAGGAGTGGCGCGCGGCCGTCCGCCCGAACACGAAGCTCTTCTTCGGCGAGACCGTCGGAAACCCGAAGATCAACATCCTCGACATCCGCAAGGTCTCGAACGTCGCCCACGAGGCCGGGGTCCCGCTGATCGTCGACAACACGATCGCCACGCCCTACCTCATCAAGCCGTTCGAGCACGGCGCCGACATCGTCGTCCACTCCGCGACGAAGTTCCTCGGCGGTCACGGCACCGTCATCGGCGGCGCGATCGTCGACGGCGGGACGTTCGCGTGGTCGAAGAACGTCGAGAGGTTCCCCGGCCTGACCGAGCCCGACCCGTCGTACCACGGCGCGAGCTACACGACCGCGGTCGGCGATCCCCTCGCCTACATCATCAAGGCGCGCGTGCAGCTGCTGCGCGACCTCGGATCCTCGATCTCGCCGCAGAGCGCCTGGCTGCTCATCCAGGGCATCGAGACGCTGTCGCTGCGTATCGAGCGCCACGTGCAGAACGCCCAGGAGATCGCGGAGTGGCTCGAGGAGCACCCGGACGTCGCCTCGGTGAACTACTCGGGCCTGCCCTCCTCGCCCTGGTACGCGGCCGCCAACACCTACGCCCCCAGGGGCGTCGGCGCGGTGTTGTCGTTCGAGCTCAAGGGCGGCGTCGAGGCCGGCCGCGAGTTCGTCAACTCGCTGCACCTGTTCAGCCACCTGGCGAACATCGGCGACGTGCGCTCCCTCGTCATCCACCCCGCCTCGACGACCCACTCCCAGCTGACCCCCGAGCAGCAGCTCACGGCGGGCGTCACGCCCGGGCTCGTGCGCCTCTCGGTCGGCATCGAGAACGTCGACGACCTCAAGGCCGACCTCGAGCAGGCGCTCGCGGCGGCCCGCAGCGTGAGCGAAGCCGCCCGCGCGTAA
- a CDS encoding ADP/ATP-dependent (S)-NAD(P)H-hydrate dehydratase, with protein MPTDDDDKYSRGVVGMRTGSVPYPGAAVLGVQAAWRAGAGMVRYVGHDAVGDAVLARRPETVRGEGRVQAWVIGSGTDASVRDGGETAALRELLAGDVPVVADAGALDLVAGSRAPLVVTPHGREFARLREALGLAPAGDDRAEAAVETAAALGAVVLLKGSRTLVATGEGWVASVAAGTPWLATAGTGDVLAGVIGALVAARSDAAAADRRLLASLAATAAWIHGAAGRGAAGQGEGGPGHPLVALDVADAVPAVLGELLRVT; from the coding sequence ATGCCAACCGACGACGACGACAAGTATTCCCGCGGCGTGGTCGGCATGCGCACCGGCTCCGTGCCGTATCCGGGCGCCGCGGTCCTCGGAGTCCAGGCCGCCTGGCGGGCCGGTGCGGGCATGGTGCGCTACGTCGGGCACGATGCCGTCGGCGACGCCGTGCTCGCGCGTCGCCCCGAGACCGTGCGCGGCGAGGGTCGGGTGCAGGCGTGGGTGATCGGCTCCGGCACGGATGCCTCGGTGCGGGATGGCGGGGAGACCGCCGCCCTTCGCGAGCTCCTCGCGGGTGACGTGCCCGTCGTCGCGGATGCCGGGGCCCTGGATCTCGTCGCGGGCTCCCGCGCGCCGCTCGTCGTGACGCCGCACGGCCGCGAGTTCGCCCGTCTTCGCGAGGCCCTGGGCCTTGCTCCCGCGGGCGATGACCGGGCCGAGGCCGCGGTCGAGACCGCCGCGGCGCTCGGTGCTGTCGTGCTTCTGAAGGGCTCCCGCACGCTCGTCGCGACCGGGGAGGGCTGGGTCGCCTCCGTCGCGGCGGGAACCCCGTGGCTCGCCACGGCGGGCACGGGGGACGTGCTGGCGGGTGTGATCGGCGCGCTGGTCGCCGCCCGTTCGGATGCCGCCGCGGCGGATCGCCGGCTGCTGGCATCCCTGGCGGCCACCGCCGCCTGGATACACGGGGCGGCGGGCCGCGGTGCGGCGGGCCAGGGCGAGGGCGGACCCGGGCACCCGCTCGTCGCACTGGACGTGGCCGATGCGGTGCCCGCCGTCCTGGGGGAGCTGCTGCGCGTGACGTGA
- a CDS encoding NADH:flavin oxidoreductase/NADH oxidase, with translation MSLLFQPLAVRGVQMRNRLWVAPMCMYSSEEGMPNDWHHVHLAQFASGGAGLVMAEATAVTPEGRISPRDVGIWNDAQADAWAPVVAAIRARGAVAGVQLAHAGRKASTWWPFSGERGSVPEAQGGWRTLAPSPIAYSGYADPLPMDRAEIERTVTAFADAARRAVGAGFQVLEIHAAHGYLLHEFLSPLSNTRDDEYGGTLGNRARLLLRVVGAVRDAVGDGVPVFVRFSGTDAAEGGWGIEDTATVARWAADAGADLFDISSGGLVAHQRITAGPGYQVPLAAHVRRETGLPVSAVGVITEGAQAEQILADGDADAVFAAREWLRDPHFALRAAAELGEGLELWPSQYERAARVRAS, from the coding sequence GTGAGCCTGCTCTTCCAGCCCCTCGCCGTGCGCGGCGTGCAGATGCGCAATCGCCTGTGGGTCGCCCCCATGTGCATGTACAGCTCCGAGGAGGGCATGCCGAACGACTGGCACCACGTGCACCTCGCGCAGTTCGCCTCGGGCGGGGCGGGTCTGGTGATGGCCGAGGCGACCGCCGTCACGCCCGAAGGGCGCATCTCCCCGCGCGATGTCGGCATCTGGAACGATGCACAGGCGGATGCCTGGGCCCCCGTCGTCGCCGCGATCCGCGCCCGCGGCGCCGTCGCCGGCGTGCAGCTCGCGCACGCCGGGCGCAAGGCCTCGACCTGGTGGCCGTTCTCCGGCGAGCGCGGCTCCGTGCCCGAGGCGCAGGGCGGGTGGCGCACCCTCGCTCCCTCGCCGATCGCCTACAGCGGTTACGCCGACCCGCTCCCCATGGACCGCGCCGAGATCGAGCGGACCGTGACCGCCTTCGCCGACGCCGCGCGACGGGCGGTGGGCGCGGGGTTCCAGGTGCTCGAGATCCACGCGGCCCACGGGTACCTGCTGCACGAGTTCCTCTCCCCGCTCAGCAACACGCGCGACGACGAGTACGGCGGCACGCTCGGCAATCGCGCCCGCCTCCTGCTCCGGGTCGTCGGCGCCGTGCGGGACGCCGTCGGCGACGGCGTCCCCGTGTTCGTCCGCTTCTCGGGCACGGACGCCGCCGAGGGCGGATGGGGCATCGAGGACACCGCGACGGTGGCCCGGTGGGCCGCCGACGCGGGCGCGGACCTCTTCGACATCTCCAGCGGAGGCCTGGTCGCCCACCAGCGGATCACAGCGGGCCCGGGCTACCAGGTGCCGCTCGCCGCGCACGTGCGCCGCGAGACGGGACTGCCCGTCAGCGCGGTGGGCGTCATCACCGAGGGGGCCCAGGCCGAGCAGATCCTCGCCGACGGCGACGCGGACGCGGTCTTCGCCGCGAGGGAGTGGCTGCGCGACCCGCACTTCGCCCTCCGCGCCGCCGCCGAGCTCGGCGAAGGGCTCGAGCTGTGGCCCTCGCAGTACGAGCGCGCGGCCCGCGTCCGCGCGTCCTGA
- a CDS encoding SDR family oxidoreductase, protein MANRRAVVTGASSGIGEATARALRVAGWDVVGVARRADRLQQLERETGAAVFAADLTRRADIDALALWLSETGPVDALVHVAGGARGTDTVEGGSQDDWTWMFEVNVLSTQMIVQALLPQLRRAAREGGHADTVFVTSTAAQVAYPGGGGYNAAKAAESMLVKALRLELNGEPIRVVEIAPGMVNTPEFTLNRLGGDSAAADRVYEGVEAPLVAADVADVIVYAVDAPGHVNLDLVTMRPVAQSAQHLLARGPLRTRGDQA, encoded by the coding sequence ATGGCGAACAGGCGAGCAGTGGTCACGGGAGCAAGCTCCGGAATCGGAGAGGCGACGGCGCGTGCGCTGCGCGTCGCGGGGTGGGACGTGGTGGGCGTGGCGCGCCGTGCGGACCGGCTGCAGCAGCTCGAGCGCGAGACGGGCGCCGCGGTCTTCGCCGCCGACCTCACCCGCCGCGCCGACATCGACGCGCTCGCCCTGTGGCTGTCCGAGACGGGCCCCGTCGACGCGCTCGTGCACGTCGCGGGCGGCGCGCGGGGCACCGACACCGTCGAGGGCGGCTCGCAGGATGACTGGACCTGGATGTTCGAGGTCAACGTGCTCTCGACGCAGATGATCGTCCAGGCGCTGCTGCCCCAGCTGCGGAGGGCCGCCCGCGAGGGCGGCCACGCCGACACCGTGTTCGTGACCTCGACGGCCGCGCAGGTGGCGTATCCGGGCGGCGGGGGCTACAACGCGGCGAAGGCGGCGGAGTCGATGCTCGTCAAGGCACTGCGACTCGAGCTGAACGGCGAGCCGATCCGGGTCGTCGAGATCGCGCCGGGCATGGTCAACACGCCGGAGTTCACGCTCAACCGGCTCGGGGGCGACAGCGCCGCCGCCGATCGCGTCTACGAGGGGGTCGAGGCGCCGCTCGTCGCCGCGGATGTCGCCGACGTCATCGTTTACGCGGTGGATGCCCCGGGTCACGTCAACCTCGACCTGGTGACGATGCGCCCGGTCGCCCAGTCCGCCCAGCACCTCCTGGCGCGGGGACCCCTGCGCACGCGGGGGGACCAGGCGTGA
- the metX gene encoding homoserine O-acetyltransferase MetX has translation MDWQSSEDTAPAAPVTEADARMLLGRPPATGAWRDGDPVGERRFAAFGAFRTEGGAELPSIRIAYESWGELNAARDNAVLVLHALTGDSHVRGEAGPGHSTDGWWPDIVGPGAPIDTDRWFVIAPNMLGGCQGSTGPASIAPDGYEWAARFPYLTIRDQVQAQVRLADALGIDTWAAVVGGSMGGMHALEWAAGHPHRVERAAIIAAPPLASADQIALNSVQLEAIAMDPRFARGEYYDAGDGDGPHRGLALARRMALLNYRSPTELNQRFQRSWQSGVSPLGRGGRFAVESYLDFHGNRFTRRFDANSYITLVNAMNSHDVGRDRGGVEEALRAVTARTLVLGIDSDRLFPVEGQQRIARSIPDTLDGDHATVIASDFGHDGFLIETPVVGEHLRRLLED, from the coding sequence ATGGACTGGCAGAGCTCCGAGGACACGGCGCCCGCGGCACCCGTCACGGAGGCCGACGCGCGCATGCTGCTCGGCCGTCCCCCCGCCACCGGGGCATGGCGCGACGGCGATCCCGTCGGCGAACGGCGCTTCGCGGCGTTCGGGGCCTTCCGCACCGAGGGCGGCGCGGAGCTGCCCTCGATCCGCATCGCCTACGAAAGCTGGGGCGAGCTGAACGCGGCACGCGACAACGCCGTGCTCGTCCTGCACGCCCTCACGGGCGACAGCCATGTGCGCGGCGAGGCCGGACCGGGCCATTCCACCGACGGCTGGTGGCCCGACATCGTCGGCCCCGGCGCGCCGATCGACACCGACCGCTGGTTCGTGATCGCCCCCAACATGCTGGGCGGATGCCAGGGCTCCACCGGCCCGGCCAGCATCGCCCCCGACGGCTACGAATGGGCGGCGCGGTTCCCGTACCTCACGATCCGCGACCAGGTGCAGGCCCAGGTACGCCTGGCCGACGCGCTCGGCATCGACACGTGGGCAGCGGTCGTGGGCGGATCGATGGGCGGCATGCACGCCCTCGAGTGGGCGGCGGGGCACCCGCACCGCGTGGAGCGGGCGGCGATCATCGCGGCCCCGCCGCTGGCGAGCGCCGACCAGATCGCGCTCAACTCCGTGCAGCTCGAGGCGATCGCGATGGACCCGCGATTCGCGCGCGGCGAGTACTACGACGCCGGCGACGGCGACGGCCCCCACCGCGGGCTCGCGCTCGCGCGGCGCATGGCCCTGCTGAACTATCGCAGCCCCACGGAGCTCAATCAGAGGTTCCAGCGGTCCTGGCAGTCGGGCGTGAGCCCGCTGGGCCGCGGGGGCCGGTTCGCGGTGGAGTCGTACCTCGACTTCCACGGCAACCGCTTCACCCGCCGGTTCGACGCCAACAGCTACATCACCCTCGTCAACGCGATGAACTCCCACGACGTGGGACGCGATCGCGGCGGCGTCGAGGAGGCCCTCCGGGCCGTCACCGCCCGCACCCTCGTGCTGGGGATCGACAGCGACCGGCTGTTCCCCGTCGAGGGGCAGCAGCGCATCGCCCGCAGCATCCCCGACACGCTCGACGGCGACCACGCGACGGTCATCGCGAGCGACTTCGGGCACGACGGCTTCCTCATCGAGACGCCCGTCGTGGGCGAGCACCTGCGCCGGCTGCTCGAGGACTGA
- a CDS encoding MFS transporter: MTPAHPRRGAATWALLSLAVGSFGIGMTEFVVMGLLPQIAQDLLPELWTRSPDDAIAAAGWLITLYALGVVVGAPTVSGLVARFPRNRVIVGLAAAMAVFSVLTVLAPTFELVAVSRFLAGLPHGGFFGMGALIAADMLGPGKRGQGVAIVLTGLTVANVVGVPLGTWLGQVTGWRSAFAVVAAIFVVCAVMLAFFTPPHAGDPSRTFRAELRVFRVGQVWLALAIGAIGFGGFFAVYSYVSPLVTEVAGSPEWVVPIVLVVMGVGMTVGNLLGGRLADANLRATLIVSLIVLALVLSLLALSAAWIVPLVILVFAVGATSAITSPAIQTRLMDVAGDNQSIAAALNHSALNIGNSLGAFLGGVVIAAGWGFVMPAWTGVVLAILGVGIALLSFRLERDGGRATRRVGAEDPANPSAEAVGVATGPIGRG, encoded by the coding sequence ATGACCCCCGCACATCCTCGTCGGGGGGCGGCGACGTGGGCGCTCCTCTCCCTCGCCGTCGGAAGCTTCGGCATCGGCATGACCGAGTTCGTCGTCATGGGACTGCTGCCCCAGATCGCTCAGGACCTGCTGCCCGAGCTCTGGACGCGCTCCCCGGACGATGCCATCGCCGCCGCGGGATGGCTCATCACTCTCTACGCGCTCGGCGTCGTGGTGGGCGCGCCGACCGTCTCGGGGCTCGTGGCGCGCTTCCCGCGCAATCGCGTCATCGTCGGACTCGCCGCGGCCATGGCGGTCTTCTCGGTGCTGACGGTACTGGCCCCGACCTTCGAGCTGGTCGCCGTCTCGCGGTTCCTCGCGGGTCTGCCGCACGGCGGGTTCTTCGGCATGGGCGCGCTCATCGCCGCCGACATGCTCGGCCCCGGCAAGCGTGGGCAGGGCGTCGCGATCGTCCTGACGGGCCTGACGGTCGCGAACGTCGTCGGAGTTCCCCTCGGCACCTGGCTCGGCCAGGTGACGGGATGGCGTTCCGCCTTCGCGGTCGTCGCCGCCATCTTCGTCGTCTGCGCGGTCATGCTCGCGTTCTTCACGCCTCCGCATGCGGGGGATCCCTCACGCACCTTCCGCGCCGAGCTGCGCGTCTTCCGCGTGGGTCAGGTGTGGCTCGCGCTCGCGATCGGGGCGATCGGCTTCGGCGGTTTCTTCGCCGTCTACAGCTACGTCTCCCCGCTCGTGACGGAGGTGGCCGGCAGCCCCGAGTGGGTCGTCCCGATCGTGCTCGTGGTCATGGGGGTCGGCATGACCGTCGGCAACCTCCTCGGGGGGCGGCTCGCCGACGCGAACCTCCGTGCGACCCTCATCGTCTCGCTCATCGTCCTCGCCCTCGTTCTGTCGCTGCTGGCGTTGTCCGCCGCGTGGATCGTGCCCCTCGTCATCCTCGTCTTCGCGGTGGGGGCGACCTCCGCCATCACGAGCCCCGCCATCCAGACCCGCCTCATGGATGTCGCGGGGGACAACCAGTCCATCGCGGCGGCGCTGAACCACTCCGCGCTCAACATCGGCAACAGCCTCGGCGCCTTCCTTGGGGGCGTCGTCATCGCGGCCGGGTGGGGCTTCGTCATGCCCGCCTGGACGGGCGTCGTGCTCGCGATCCTGGGGGTCGGGATCGCGCTGCTGAGCTTCCGCCTGGAACGCGACGGCGGCAGGGCGACCCGCCGGGTCGGGGCCGAGGACCCCGCGAACCCGTCCGCCGAGGCCGTCGGGGTCGCGACCGGCCCGATCGGCCGGGGCTGA
- a CDS encoding glycosyltransferase 87 family protein, which translates to MSARALLWAAFAVVHVAVAAFGWFLPNQPMGDVYLVYEPWARAAASGSAVVGITETFVYPHLALLPMLAALGLSWVGGYIVAWAIVVTALDAVAFALLLGDGRSAGRTVAGWFWMAYLALLGPVAIYRIDAVTVPLAVAGLLLLARRPRIAAALLSVGMWIKVWPVALLAAAFVALRRRLEVLGTALAVSAAVVLLVVSAGGAAHLAGFIGAQTGRGLQLEAPVSTVYLWRAVFGVEGSFIFYDPDILTFQVTGPGVDTVIALMTPVLMAGVVGIVLVGAVKARRGASFLRLFPPLALALVLVLIVTNKVGSPQFQTWLIAPLVLWLVLDRRRAAAPAVLAGIVAALTQAIYPMVYGGLLGAQFLPVLLLTLRNATEIALLVVVLVRLVGVPVPTRRREAGHVPLPTS; encoded by the coding sequence GTGTCCGCGCGTGCTCTCCTGTGGGCGGCGTTCGCCGTCGTCCACGTCGCGGTGGCCGCGTTCGGGTGGTTCCTTCCCAACCAGCCGATGGGCGACGTCTACCTCGTCTACGAGCCCTGGGCGCGCGCCGCGGCATCCGGCTCGGCCGTCGTCGGCATCACCGAGACCTTCGTCTATCCGCACCTCGCGCTGCTGCCGATGCTCGCCGCGCTCGGGCTGTCGTGGGTGGGCGGCTACATCGTCGCCTGGGCCATCGTCGTCACGGCGCTGGATGCCGTCGCCTTCGCCCTGCTCCTCGGGGACGGCCGATCGGCGGGTCGCACCGTGGCGGGCTGGTTCTGGATGGCGTACCTCGCCCTCCTCGGGCCCGTCGCGATCTACCGCATCGACGCCGTGACCGTGCCGCTCGCGGTGGCGGGGCTCCTGCTCCTCGCGCGACGACCGCGCATCGCCGCGGCCCTTCTGAGCGTGGGCATGTGGATCAAGGTGTGGCCCGTCGCGCTGCTGGCCGCGGCGTTCGTCGCGCTGCGCCGCCGCCTCGAGGTGCTCGGGACGGCGCTCGCGGTCTCGGCGGCGGTGGTGCTTCTCGTCGTCTCCGCGGGGGGCGCGGCGCACCTGGCCGGCTTCATCGGCGCACAGACCGGGCGCGGGCTGCAGCTGGAGGCGCCCGTGAGCACGGTCTACCTGTGGCGCGCGGTGTTCGGCGTGGAGGGGTCCTTCATCTTCTACGACCCGGACATCCTCACGTTCCAGGTCACGGGGCCCGGTGTCGACACGGTCATCGCGCTCATGACGCCCGTCCTGATGGCCGGTGTCGTCGGCATCGTGCTCGTCGGGGCGGTGAAGGCCCGCCGCGGTGCCTCGTTCCTGCGCCTGTTCCCGCCGTTGGCGCTCGCACTCGTGCTCGTGCTGATCGTGACGAACAAGGTCGGGTCGCCGCAGTTCCAGACGTGGCTCATCGCGCCCCTCGTGCTCTGGCTCGTGCTGGACCGCCGGCGCGCCGCCGCCCCCGCCGTGCTGGCCGGGATCGTCGCCGCGCTGACGCAGGCGATATACCCCATGGTGTACGGCGGCCTCCTGGGCGCGCAGTTCCTGCCGGTTCTGCTCCTCACGCTGCGCAACGCCACCGAGATCGCGCTGCTGGTCGTCGTCCTGGTGCGGCTGGTCGGCGTGCCCGTCCCGACGCGGCGGCGGGAGGCGGGTCACGTCCCGCTGCCGACGTCGTAG
- a CDS encoding thiamine-binding protein produces the protein MIVAFSVAPSGTGRADASVHDAVAAAVTVVRESGLPHRTSSMFTEIEGEWDEVFAVVRAATEAVMPFGSRVSLVLKADIRPGYSGELDGKLERLERALGGVDDDPVI, from the coding sequence ATGATCGTCGCATTCTCGGTCGCACCCAGCGGCACCGGACGCGCGGACGCCTCGGTGCACGACGCCGTCGCCGCCGCCGTCACGGTCGTGCGCGAGTCCGGATTGCCGCACCGCACGTCGTCGATGTTCACCGAGATCGAGGGGGAGTGGGACGAGGTGTTCGCCGTCGTACGCGCGGCCACCGAGGCCGTGATGCCCTTCGGCTCGCGCGTCTCGCTCGTCCTCAAGGCCGACATCCGGCCGGGGTACTCGGGAGAGCTCGACGGCAAGCTCGAGCGCCTCGAGCGCGCGCTCGGCGGCGTCGACGACGACCCGGTCATCTGA
- a CDS encoding phosphoribosyltransferase, translating to MSAEREILTWDGFGEACREMARDILADGFVPEVVVAIARGGLLPAGAIAYGLGIKNCGALNVEFYTGIGTVLDAPELLPPELDMAYLDGRRVLLVDDVADSGRTLDLAVRLLRERGADVRSATIYTKPGTIITPDYAWRDTPLWIDFPWSAKGSVIDEDAA from the coding sequence GTGAGCGCCGAACGCGAGATCCTCACCTGGGACGGCTTCGGCGAGGCGTGCCGAGAGATGGCGCGCGACATCCTCGCCGACGGATTCGTTCCCGAGGTCGTCGTCGCGATCGCCCGTGGCGGGCTGCTGCCGGCGGGCGCGATCGCGTACGGCCTCGGAATCAAGAACTGCGGGGCCCTCAACGTGGAGTTCTACACCGGTATCGGAACGGTGCTCGACGCCCCCGAGCTGCTGCCGCCCGAGCTCGACATGGCCTATCTGGACGGACGCCGGGTGCTGCTCGTGGACGACGTCGCCGACAGCGGCCGCACGCTCGATCTCGCCGTCCGGCTCCTCCGGGAGCGCGGCGCGGACGTGCGGTCCGCGACGATCTACACCAAGCCCGGCACGATCATCACCCCGGACTACGCGTGGCGCGACACTCCGCTGTGGATCGATTTCCCGTGGTCGGCGAAGGGCTCCGTGATCGACGAGGACGCGGCCTGA